One window of the Borrelia anserina Es genome contains the following:
- a CDS encoding BTA121 domain-containing protein surface lipoprotein: MGKGINLSRKGVVEVDVGKSDLKKGTGENSVVKVDIGSKKVDAELEDDIDLKIQNLLDEFKLSAQQRAIIMDLKDVLTNPDIGKDYRNYDYDEFCRTYSREEFYDLFNHTGNVNADLAFKLNFVNSVTQNILPTFQEQKEAEKIVMCTMGYLYGVILMESLRFIMQEYQLGLRKLFNFYRSIHNRGFLISDLYDHCGFYRVRFVVLKRRLFEL; this comes from the coding sequence TTGGGCAAAGGTATTAACTTATCTAGAAAGGGAGTAGTTGAAGTAGATGTTGGTAAGTCAGATTTAAAAAAAGGTACAGGAGAAAATTCAGTAGTCAAGGTTGATATTGGATCGAAAAAGGTTGATGCTGAATTGGAAGACGATATAGATCTTAAGATTCAAAATTTGCTAGACGAATTTAAGTTGTCAGCTCAACAAAGAGCAATCATTATGGATTTAAAGGATGTGTTAACTAATCCCGATATTGGTAAAGATTATCGCAATTATGATTATGACGAGTTTTGTAGAACATATTCTAGAGAGGAGTTTTATGATTTGTTTAATCACACAGGTAATGTTAATGCTGATTTAGCCTTCAAACTTAATTTTGTTAATTCAGTGACACAGAATATTCTGCCTACTTTCCAAGAACAAAAAGAAGCTGAGAAAATTGTTATGTGTACTATGGGTTATTTATACGGAGTGATCTTAATGGAGAGTTTAAGATTTATAATGCAAGAATATCAATTAGGACTAAGAAAGCTTTTTAATTTTTATAGGAGTATTCATAATCGTGGTTTTTTGATCTCTGACCTTTATGATCATTGTGGTTTCTATAGAGTTCGTTTCGTGGTATTAAAGAGAAGGCTGTTCGAATTGTAG
- a CDS encoding BTA121 domain-containing protein surface lipoprotein — MVKVKSYILFFLLLSLGCNNEGSDKSKDSTFDISKTSFVGKRLGKGINLSRKGVVEVDVGKSDLKKGTGENSVVKVDVGSEKVDAGSEKVDAGSEKVDAGSEKVDVGSEKVDAGSEKVDAGSEKVDAGSEKVDAGSEKVDAGSEKVDAGSKKVDAELEDDIELKIQNLLDEFKLSDQQRAIIMDLKDVLTNPDIGKDYRNYDYGEFYRTYSREKFYDLFNHTGNVNADLAFKLNFVNSVTQNILPTFQEQKEAKEAVGNLVEYVKNRVYWAGGQDLAERFTLKMKEYQLALKKIFNLDRNIHNHGFLISDLYGHCGFYESSFRDIKEKAVRIVELMKLREEIKPVINYMEAVLTNPDIGKGYRNYSDIEFDNLLVEFGAVKLKEIYNVLQVIVETEVAIDNINIEGIREALKRRFNDYRNLYSERLKETFSLDNVDDIYTDILRSHSNYLVDITKLQEEVPLIEKVEKK; from the coding sequence ATGGTAAAGGTAAAGAGTTATATTTTATTTTTTTTATTACTGTCGTTAGGGTGTAATAATGAAGGTTCAGATAAATCTAAAGATTCTACTTTTGATATATCTAAAACTAGCTTTGTTGGGAAGAGATTGGGCAAAGGTATTAACTTATCTAGAAAGGGAGTAGTTGAAGTAGATGTTGGTAAGTCAGATTTAAAAAAAGGTACAGGAGAAAATTCAGTAGTCAAGGTTGATGTTGGATCGGAGAAGGTTGATGCTGGATCGGAGAAGGTTGATGCTGGATCGGAGAAGGTTGATGCTGGATCGGAGAAGGTTGATGTTGGATCGGAGAAGGTTGATGCTGGATCGGAGAAGGTTGATGCTGGATCGGAGAAGGTTGATGCTGGATCGGAGAAGGTTGATGCTGGATCGGAGAAGGTTGATGCTGGATCGGAAAAGGTTGATGCTGGATCGAAAAAGGTTGATGCTGAATTGGAAGACGATATAGAGCTTAAGATTCAAAATTTGCTAGACGAATTTAAGTTGTCAGATCAACAAAGAGCAATCATTATGGATTTAAAGGATGTGTTAACTAATCCCGATATTGGTAAAGATTATCGCAATTATGATTATGGCGAGTTTTATAGAACATATTCTAGAGAGAAGTTTTATGATTTGTTTAATCACACAGGTAATGTTAATGCTGATTTAGCCTTCAAACTTAATTTTGTTAATTCAGTGACACAGAATATTCTGCCTACTTTCCAAGAACAAAAAGAAGCGAAGGAAGCTGTTGGGAATCTTGTTGAGTATGTTAAGAATCGGGTGTATTGGGCAGGAGGACAAGACTTAGCAGAGAGGTTTACTTTGAAAATGAAAGAATATCAATTAGCACTAAAAAAGATTTTTAATCTTGATAGGAATATTCATAATCATGGTTTTTTGATCTCTGACCTTTATGGTCATTGTGGTTTCTATGAGAGTTCGTTTCGTGATATTAAAGAGAAGGCTGTTCGAATTGTAGAGCTTATGAAGCTACGTGAAGAAATAAAGCCAGTAATTAATTATATGGAAGCTGTATTAACTAATCCCGATATTGGTAAAGGTTATCGCAATTATAGTGATATCGAGTTTGATAACTTGTTGGTCGAGTTTGGTGCTGTTAAGCTTAAAGAGATTTATAATGTGCTTCAAGTAATAGTAGAAACCGAGGTAGCTATTGATAATATTAATATTGAAGGGATTAGAGAAGCATTGAAAAGACGGTTTAATGATTACAGGAATCTATATTCGGAACGTCTAAAAGAGACGTTTAGTCTTGATAATGTTGATGATATATATACTGATATTCTGCGTTCTCATAGT
- a CDS encoding BTA121 domain-containing protein surface lipoprotein codes for MVKVKNYILFLLLLSLGCNNTGTKKFKDSIFDISKTSFVGKRLGKGINLSRKGVVEVDVGKSDLKKGTGENSVVKVDIGSKKVDAELEDDIDLKIQNLLDEFKLSAQQRAIIMDLKDVLTNPDIGKDYRNYDYDEFCRTYSREEFYDLFNHTGNVNADLAFKLNFVNSVTQNILPTFQEQKEAEKIVMCTMGYLYGVILMESLRFIMQEYQLGLRKLFNFYRSIHNRGFLISDLYDHCGFYKSSFRGIKEKAVRIVELMKLREERKPVINYMEAVLTNPDIGKGYRNYSDIEFDNLLVEFGAVKLKEICNVLQVIVETEVAIDNINIEGLEKH; via the coding sequence ATGGTAAAGGTGAAGAATTACATTTTATTTTTATTATTACTTTCGTTAGGGTGTAATAATACAGGTACAAAAAAATTTAAAGATTCTATTTTTGATATATCTAAAACTAGCTTTGTTGGGAAGAGATTGGGCAAAGGTATTAACTTATCTAGAAAGGGAGTAGTTGAAGTAGATGTTGGTAAGTCAGATTTAAAAAAAGGTACAGGAGAAAATTCAGTAGTCAAGGTTGATATTGGATCGAAAAAGGTTGATGCTGAATTGGAAGACGATATAGATCTTAAGATTCAAAATTTGCTAGACGAATTTAAGTTGTCAGCTCAACAAAGAGCAATCATTATGGATTTAAAGGATGTGTTAACTAATCCCGATATTGGTAAAGATTATCGCAATTATGATTATGACGAGTTTTGTAGAACATATTCTAGAGAGGAGTTTTATGATTTGTTTAATCACACAGGTAATGTTAATGCTGATTTAGCCTTCAAACTTAATTTTGTTAATTCAGTGACACAGAATATTCTGCCTACTTTCCAAGAACAAAAAGAAGCTGAGAAAATTGTTATGTGTACTATGGGTTATTTATACGGAGTGATCTTAATGGAGAGTTTAAGATTTATAATGCAAGAATATCAATTAGGACTAAGAAAGCTTTTTAATTTTTATAGGAGTATTCATAATCGTGGTTTTTTGATCTCTGACCTTTATGATCATTGTGGTTTCTATAAGAGTTCGTTTCGTGGTATTAAAGAGAAGGCTGTTCGAATTGTAGAGCTTATGAAGCTACGTGAAGAAAGAAAGCCAGTAATTAATTATATGGAAGCTGTATTAACTAATCCCGATATTGGTAAAGGTTATCGCAATTATAGTGATATCGAGTTTGATAACTTGTTGGTCGAGTTTGGTGCTGTTAAGCTTAAAGAGATTTGTAATGTGCTTCAAGTAATAGTAGAAACCGAGGTAGCTATTGATAATATTAATATTGAAGGATTAGAGAAGCATTGA
- a CDS encoding BTA121 domain-containing protein surface lipoprotein has translation MKLREERKPVINYMEAVLTNPDIGKGYRNYSDIEFDNLLVEFGAVKLKEICNVLQVIVETEVAIDNINIEGLEKH, from the coding sequence ATGAAGCTACGTGAAGAAAGAAAGCCAGTAATTAATTATATGGAAGCTGTATTAACTAATCCCGATATTGGTAAAGGTTATCGCAATTATAGTGATATCGAGTTTGATAACTTGTTGGTCGAGTTTGGTGCTGTTAAGCTTAAAGAGATTTGTAATGTGCTTCAAGTAATAGTAGAAACCGAGGTAGCTATTGATAATATTAATATTGAAGGATTAGAGAAGCATTGA